A DNA window from Lachancea thermotolerans CBS 6340 chromosome G complete sequence contains the following coding sequences:
- the RPA135 gene encoding DNA-directed RNA polymerase I core subunit RPA135 (highly similar to uniprot|P22138 Saccharomyces cerevisiae YPR010C RPA135 RNA polymerase I subunit A135): MSKVVKPPANARTAHFRTLERENRFVNPPKDKSAFPLLEEAVQPHIGSFNALTEGPDGGLLNQAVKDIGGKVVFDGTKSDENPNYLGNKLTLSVEQVSISKPVSNDGVSSAVERKVFPSESRQRLSSYRGKLLLKLRWAINDGEESFTEIRDCGGLPVMLQSNRCHLNKLSPNELVKHKEESDELGGYFIINGIEKLIRMLIVQRRNHPMAIIRPSFANRGASYSQYGIQIRSVRPDQTSQTNVLHYLNDGEVTFRFSWRKNEYLIPVVMILKALCELNDREIFDGIVGSDTSNSFLTDRLELLLRGHKKKYGELHNRRQVLQYLGDKFRVVLQASPDATDFQVGEELLKRIVLVHLGDSNEDKSRMLLFMIRKLYSLVAGECSPDNPDATQHQEVLLGGFLYGMIIKEKIEEYLQNIKLQIQSDVNRGLAVNFKERKYMTRVLMRVNENIGSKLQYFLSTGNLVSQSGLDLQQVSGYTVVAEKINFYRFISHFRMVHRGSFFAQLKTTTVRKLLPESWGFLCPVHTPDGSPCGLLNHFAHKCKISTSQSDVSRIPSLLYSLGVAPASHTFTAGPTMCCVQLDGKIVGWCSHEQGKIIADTLRFWKVEGETPGLPLDLEIGYVPPSSRGQYPGLYLFGGHSRMMRPVKYLPLGKEDIVGPFEQVYMNIAVTPKEIQNNTHTHVEFTPTNILSILANLTPFSDFNQSPRNMYQCQMGKQTMGTPGVALCHRSDNKLYRLQTGQTPIVKANLYDEYGMDNFPNGFNAVVAVISYTGYDMDDAMIINKSADERGLGYGTMYKVEKVDLALNRSRGDPITQHFGFGDDEWPKNWLDKLDDDGLPMIGTYVEEGDPICAFFDDTLNKTKIKTYHSSEPAYIEEVNLIGDESSKFQELQTVSIKYRIRRTPQIGDKFSSRHGQKGVCSRKWPTVDMPFSESGMQPDIIINPHAFPSRMTIGMFVESLAGKAGALHGMAHDATPWTFTEEDTPADCFGEQLLQAGYNYHGNEPMYSGATGQELRADIYIGVVYYQRLRHMVNDKFQVRSTGPVNSLTMQPVKGRKRHGGIRVGEMERDALIGHGTSFLLQDRLLNCSDYTQTAVCRECGSLLTTHYSVPRIGSLATVRCRRCAVKFEDAKRVVSKYQGDEQIFIDDSHIWEDGQGNKFVGGGQTTTVAIPFVLKYLDSELAAMGIKLRYNVEPK; this comes from the coding sequence ATGAGCAAAGTAGTTAAGCCACCTGCCAACGCGAGGACCGCTCATTTCCGCACTctggaaagagaaaaccGGTTTGTCAACCCGCCAAAAGACAAGTCGGCGTTTCCCCTGTTGGAAGAGGCAGTTCAACCTCACATTGGCTCCTTTAATGCATTAACTGAGGGTCCGGATGGCGGATTGCTCAACCAAGCCGTTAAGGACATTGGTGGCAAAGtcgtttttgatggaaCAAAATCCGACGAGAACCCAAATTACTTGGGTAACAAGCTGACGCTGAGTGTGGAGCAGGTTTCGATCTCTAAGCCCGTTTCCAACGATGGCGTATCTTCAGCAGTTGAACGTAAGGTTTTTCCCTCTGAGTCGAGACAGAGGCTCTCCTCTTACAGAGGGAAGCTTCTATTAAAGTTAAGATGGGCTATCAACGATGGCGAGGAGTCTTTTACGGAAATTAGAGACTGCGGTGGCTTGCCGGTCATGCTGCAATCCAACCGTTGTCATCTCAACAAGCTATCTCCTAATGAGCTCGTCAAGcacaaagaagaaagtgATGAGCTTGGTGGATACTTTATCATCAACGGTATCGAAAAGCTTATCAGAATGCTGATTGTGCAGCGTAGGAACCACCCAATGGCGATCATTAGACCTTCTTTTGCAAACAGAGGTGCCTCGTACTCCCAGTATGGTATCCAAATAAGATCCGTTAGACCCGATCAGACGTCTCAAACAAACGTCTTGCATTATCTGAATGACGGTGAGGTTACTTTCCGTTTCTCATGGAGGAAAAATGAGTATCTGATACCTGTTGTCATGATATTGAAAGCCTTGTGTGAGCTAAATGACAGGGAAATTTTCGATGGAATTGTTGGTTCAGACACCTCGAACTCTTTCTTAACTGATCGTCTTGAACTGCTACTTCGCGGTCACAAAAAGAAGTATGGCGAACTTCACAACCGTCGTCAAGTTTTGCAATATCTGGGAGACAAATTTCGTGTCGTGTTGCAAGCCTCGCCAGACGCGACTGATTTCCAGGTGGGtgaagagctgctgaagcGGATTGTGCTTGTCCATCTCGGAGATAGTAATGAAGACAAATCCAGAATGCTGTTGTTCATGATCCGAAAACTTTACTCTTTGGTTGCCGGCGAATGCTCTCCCGATAATCCAGATGCGACACAGCACCAGGAAGTTCTGCTTGGAGGCTTTCTCTACGGTATGATCATCAAGGAAAAAATAGAAGAATACCTACAAAACATTAAGCTGCAAATTCAATCAGATGTTAATCGTGGTTTGGCAgtcaacttcaaagaacgGAAGTATATGACGAGGGTTCTGATGAGAGTGAATGAGAACATTGGTTCGAAGCTTCAATATTTCTTATCCACAGGTAATCTGGTGTCTCAGTCGGGGCTTGACTTGCAACAAGTTTCTGGTTACACTGTCGTTGCTGAGAAGATTAACTTTTATCGTTTCATCTCTCATTTCAGAATGGTTCACAGAGGTTCATTCTTTGCTCAACTTAAAACCACTACTGTCAGAAAGCTGCTTCCAGAGTCTTGGGGTTTCTTGTGTCCAGTTCATACACCAGATGGCTCTCCGTGTGGTCTTTTAAACCATTTTGCTCACAAATGTAAAATCTCCACTTCCCAGTCTGATGTTTCTCGCATCCCATCTTTACTTTATTCTCTAGGTGTGGCGCCTGCCTCCCACACCTTCACTGCAGGCCCAACCATGTGTTGCGTGCAGTTAGATGGTAAAATTGTTGGTTGGTGTTCTCACGAACAGGGTAAAATCATTGCTGATACCTTGAGATTCTGGAAGGTTGAGGGAGAAACGCCAGGGTTGCCTCTTGATTTGGAGATAGGGTACGTCCCACCATCCTCTCGTGGTCAATACCCAGGGCTGTACCTCTTTGGCGGCCACTCTAGAATGATGCGTCCAGTGAAGTACCTACCATTAGGTAAAGAAGACATCGTGGGTCCTTTTGAACAGGTGTACATGAATATTGCAGTCACTCCAAAGGAAATTCAGAATAACACTCATACTCATGTTGAGTTTACACCTACCAACATTTTGTCGATCTTGGCAAACTTAACCCCCTTCTCAGATTTCAATCAATCTCCAAGAAACATGTATCAGTGCCAGATGGGTAAACAAACCATGGGCACTCCGGGTGTTGCTCTATGTCACCGCTCCGACAACAAGTTGTACAGACTTCAGACAGGTCAAACCCCAATTGTCAAAGCGAACTTGTATGATGAGTACGGAATGGATAACTTTCCTAATGGGTTCAATGCTGTGGTTGCGGTCATTTCATACACAGGATATGATATGGACGACGCAATGATTATTAACAAGTCGGCAGACGAAAGGGGGCTCGGTTATGGTACGATGTACAAAGTGGAAAAGGTAGATTTGGCATTAAACAGAAGCCGTGGTGATCCAATTACGCAACACTTCGGTTTCGGTGACGACGAGTGGCCAAAGAACTGGCTAGATAAATTAGACGACGACGGCCTTCCAATGATCGGTACTTATGTCGAGGAAGGGGACCCGATTTGTGCGTTTTTTGACGATAcgctcaacaaaaccaagaTCAAAACCTACCACTCCTCTGAGCCAGCATACATTGAAGAGGTGAACTTGATTGGTGATGAGTCCAGTAAATtccaagagcttcaaaCGGTGTCCATCAAATACCGTATCAGAAGAACACCTCAAATTGGTGACAAATTCTCTTCTAGACATGGCCAGAAGGGTGTGTGTTCTAGAAAATGGCCCACTGTTGATATGCCTTTTAGTGAAAGTGGTATGCAACCAGACATCATCATCAACCCCCACGCTTTCCCTTCTCGTATGACCATCGGTATGTTTGTTGAATCGCTGGCAGGCAAGGCAGGCGCTTTGCATGGTATGGCCCATGATGCTACCCCATGGACATTCACCGAAGAGGACACCCCTGCGGACTGCTTTGGTGAGCAGCTATTGCAAGCAGGATACAACTACCACGGTAATGAGCCTATGTACTCTGGCGCTACTGGTCAAGAGCTTAGAGCTGACATTTACATCGGCGTTGTGTACTACCAGAGACTGCGTCACATGGTGAACGATAAGTTCCAAGTCCGTTCTACTGGTCCCGTCAACAGTCTGACCATGCAACCTGTTAAAGGTAGAAAGAGACACGGAGGTATCCGTGTTGGTGAAATGGAAAGAGATGCATTAATCGGTCACGGTACTTCGTTCCTGCTTCAGGATCGTCTGCTAAACTGCTCTGATTATACACAGACCGCTGTGTGCCGGGAGTGTGGTTCCCTGCTAACCACCCACTACAGTGTCCCAAGAATCGGGTCATTGGCTACTGTGCGCTGTCGTCGTTGCGCCGTGAAGTTTGAAGACGCGAAGAGAGTCGTCTCCAAATACCAGGGCGATGAGCAGATATTTATCGATGACTCTCACATCTGGGAAGACGGTCAAGGCAATAAGTTCGTGGGCGGCGGGCAGACTACTACTGTTGCTATTCCATTCGTTCTGAAATACCTTGACTCTGAGCTAGCTGCAATGGGTATCAAATTACGCTACAACGTTGAACCAAAAtag
- a CDS encoding KLTH0G17204p (some similarities with uniprot|Q04951 Saccharomyces cerevisiae YMR305C), with amino-acid sequence MFLLSKVLLTCLLSGSRALHLPLRKDVELALAPIVVSGLLQEATSTVHVTQAVASAEVVSGLLQEATSTVHVTQTVASAEVVSSAAASSVASASATALPYTGSAGITYSPYQKNGQCKTESMVQSDLAQLHSFGIIRIYDTDCEVLGNVVSALTGSQKIMIGIWNIQKIQDSVDAISAAFSSDFSKIYAVSIGNELVNSGQASVSEIQSAVSTARDLLGGIGFTGQIVTVDTLVAVSANPALCECSDFIAVNCHPYWDGNVEPSDCGTWLQQQIASLQTKCGTAKQVLITETGWPNFGSPNGKCNPSASNMQTCINAISSSVGSQAILFSTYNDYWKPPGPYNVEQRWGIFGDPAF; translated from the coding sequence ATGTTCCTGCTTTCGAAGGTCTTATTGACATGTCTCTTGAGCGGCTCTCGGGCCCTACATTTACCGCTTAGAAAGGACGTTGAGCTCGCGTTGGCTCCAATAGTGGTTAGTGGGCTTTTACAAGAAGCAACCTCAACAGTGCATGTGACACAGGCCGTGGCATCGGCTGAAGTGGTTAGCGGGCTTCTACAAGAAGCAACCTCTACAGTGCATGTGACACAGACCGTAGCGTCGGCTGAAGTGGTTTCCTCGGCGGCTGCCAGCTCTGTCGCCTCGGCTTCAGCAACCGCCTTGCCCTACACTGGCTCGGCAGGCATTACCTACTCGCCCTACCAAAAGAACGGTCAATGTAAGACTGAGTCCATGGTACAGTCTGATTTGGCTCAACTCCACAGCTTTGGGATCATCCGTATCTACGATACAGACTGTGAAGTGTTAGGAAATGTTGTGTCGGCACTTACTGGTTCCCAGAAAATTATGATAGGGATCTGGAATATACAAAAGATTCAAGATAGCGTCGATGCgatttctgctgctttcaGCTCAGACTTCTCCAAAATTTATGCCGTTTCTATAGGGAATGAGTTAGTAAACTCAGGCCAAGCCAGTGTCAGCGAGATCCAGAGCGCAGTATCAACGGCACGTGACCTATTGGGCGGAATCGGATTCACTGGCCAAATTGTAACTGTGGACACTTTGGTAGCTGTTTCAGCTAATCCGGCTCTCTGTGAGTGCTCGGATTTCATCGCTGTCAACTGCCATCCCTACTGGGATGGAAACGTCGAACCATCTGACTGTGGAACCTGGCTCCAGCAGCAAATCGCTAGTCTCCAAACGAAATGTGGAACGGCCAAGCAAGTCCTCATTACTGAGACTGGATGGCCAAATTTTGGATCGCCTAATGGCAAGTGTAACCCCTCGGCCTCCAACATGCAAACATGCATTAATgccatttcttcttctgtggGATCTCAAGCTATATTATTTTCTACATACAACGATTACTGGAAGCCCCCTGGTCCTTACAATGTAGAGCAACGTTGGGGTATCTTCGGCGATCCAGCCTTCTAG
- a CDS encoding KLTH0G17226p (some similarities with uniprot|P36027 Saccharomyces cerevisiae YLR332W MID2 Protein required for mating): MVQVKFIHGVLFLAVVVKRSLQQNPDALTGANSGNSTSSVSSSSRDRSSVTSSSRTSSLSSSVSDSSLSSGTTIIVSSSLASSVSSSLASSSILSTSRTSSSSSSSRSSTSAAQTSFTSISSSSGSSPSRSSASSGSSSSSRSSRSSASSSNQSSSGSQSQSSSQSDSSSSASSTTSDSSSASTSASTSSSDSSSSSASLASSTQFSSSTPSSSSQSPSTTEAPTSSQDQQAASDSSTITRTVSGKTILSNHYTTITQSAAATAQSSSDKSGSGGSKLSKKNRNIVIGCVVGIGVPLLLAVLAFFYFYCMKTKKTNFIDSEGHVVTAYRQNKLTRWWRSAMGKEVSSEYEGDTPIGGTSDLGDEAGGHRSNGVSRNPTDGRGSHSNELMLDEEKYYDENGNELNARNY, encoded by the coding sequence ATGGTCCAAGTTAAATTCATCCACGGTGTGCTATTCTTAGCAGTGGTGGTCAAGAGATCGCTACAACAGAACCCAGATGCTCTCACAGGCGCGAATAGTGGCAATAGTACGAGCTCAGTGTCGAGCTCGTCTAGGGATCGCAGTAGTGTGAcgagctcatcaagaacCAGCTCCTTGTCATCCAGCGTTTCAGATTCATCTCTATCGTCGGGGACGACGATCATAGTCTCATCGTCGCTGGCCTCCTCAGTGTCATCCAGCCTTGCATCCAGTTCGATTTTAAGTACTTCTCGTACGTCCAGTTCCAGTTCCTCTTCGCGCTCCTCCACCAGTGCAGCCCAGACGTCTTTCACCTCCATatcttcaagctcaggtTCTAGCCCCTCCAGAAGCAGCGCAAGCTCAGGTTCTAGTTCAAGCAGTAGATCTTCGAGATCTAGTGCGTCCAGTTCTAACCAGAGCTCAAGTGGCAGCCAAAGTCAGAGCAGCAGCCAGAGTGATAGCTCAAGCTCTGCTAGCAGCACCACTTCCGACTCGAGCTCCGCGTCAACCTCAGCTTCAACCTCATCTTCAGACTCTAGTTCATCCAGTGCGTCCCTTGCTTCGTCAACTCAgttttcatcttcaacgCCGTCTTCCAGTTCACAGTCACCCTCAACAACGGAAGCTCCAACTTCCAGTCAAGATCAACAGGCGGCTTCAGACTCTAGCACGATAACGAGGACGGTGAGTGGCAAGACCATTTTGTCAAACCACTACACAACAATAACCCAGTCTGCCGCTGCTACTGCGCAGAGCTCTTCAGACAAGTCAGGCAGTGGCGGCTCTaaactctcaaagaaaaaccgcAACATCGTCATAGGATGTGTGGTTGGCATTGGTGTGCCCTTACTACTCGCTGTTCTTGCCTTTTTCTACTTTTACTGCATGAAAACTAAGAAAACGAACTTTATTGACTCTGAAGGGCATGTTGTGACTGCGTACAGACAAAACAAACTTACAAGGTGGTGGCGCTCTGCCATGGGTAAAGAGGTCAGCAGTGAATACGAAGGTGACACTCCAATTGGGGGGACTTCAGACCTCGGGGACGAGGCTGGCGGTCACCGTAGTAACGGTGTTAGTAGAAATCCCACCGATGGCAGGGGATCACACTCCAACGAGCTGATGTTGGATGAAGAGAAATATTATGATGAAAATGGCAACGAGTTGAATGCAAGGAACTACTAG
- the THG1 gene encoding tRNA guanylyltransferase (highly similar to uniprot|P53215 Saccharomyces cerevisiae YGR024C THG1 tRNAHis guanylyltransferase adds a guanosine residue to the 5' end of tRNAHis after transcription and RNase P cleavage essential enzyme conserved among eukaryotes), which translates to MAKSRFEYVRQFESHETLLPETYIVVRIDGKKFHEFSKHYNFEKPNDERALKLMNASAKNVVLKYKNDVVLAFGESDEYSFILKKDTSLFKRRRDKLSSLFVSLFTANYVALWSKFFPGTALDYKHLPFFDSRCVCYPNLSTIKDYLCWRYVDTHINNLYNTVFWQLIIKCGLTPQESEQKLCGTLSSDKQEILFTDCGINYNDEPNMFKKGSLVTNKGEVCHIDVVKQIDVLFEGF; encoded by the coding sequence ATGGCCAAGTCAAGATTCGAGTATGTGCGCCAATTCGAATCTCACGAGACGTTACTGCCGGAAACATACATAGTGGTGAGAATCGATGGTAAAAAGTTTCATGAGTTCTCCAAGCATTATAATTTCGAGAAACCCAACGACGAAAGGGCTTTAAAGCTCATGAACGCGAGCGCGAAGAACGTGGTTCTCAAGTATAAGAAtgatgttgttcttgcATTTGGAGAAAGCGATGAGTATTCTTTTATCCTGAAAAAGGATACATCTCTGTTCAAAAGGCGTCGCGATAAGCTGAGTTCACTTTTTGTGTCTCTCTTCACTGCCAACTACGTGGCGCTATGGTCCAAATTCTTCCCAGGTACGGCGCTTGATTACAAGCATCTCCCCTTCTTTGACTCTAGGTGTGTGTGCTACCCAAATCTTTCCACAATAAAGGATTATCTCTGCTGGCGTTATGTGGACACACATATTAACAATCTATACAATACTGTATTTTGGCAACTGATAATCAAATGCGGACTAACGCCACAGGAGTCTGAGCAAAAGCTTTGCGGCACTTTGAGCAGCGACAAACAAGAGATCCTGTTCACAGATTGTGGAATCAACTACAATGACGAGCCAAACAtgttcaaaaaaggctCACTTGTGACCAACAAGGGTGAGGTCTGCCACATTGATGTTGTGAAGCAGATCGatgttttgtttgaagGTTTTTAG